One Megalops cyprinoides isolate fMegCyp1 chromosome 23, fMegCyp1.pri, whole genome shotgun sequence genomic region harbors:
- the echdc3 gene encoding enoyl-CoA hydratase domain-containing protein 3, mitochondrial, with product MAYRRVGAVGFLCRETVLLSNGTRPRLSLFAGARSLCTQSESQRLTVRHQQNGIRNIILNNPKKRNALSLSMLMSLRTDILADIDSDDLRVIIISAEGPVFSSGHDLKELTSAQGREYHSRVFEACSEVMTLIQDIPVPVIAKINGVATAAGCQLVASCDIAVATEKSTFATPGVNVGLFCSTPAVAIGRAVPRKVAMEMLFTGAPISAHHALLHGLVSKVVPEERLEEETLAIARRVCEASRPVVALGKATFYKQMAQGRDAAYTTASQVMVDNLALRDGQEGIRAFLEKRKPVWTNSAEKAHD from the exons atggcTTATCGAAGGGTTGGTGCCGTGGGTTTTCTTTGCAGGGAAACTGTGTTACTCAGCAACGGGACACGGCCAAGACTGAGTCTCTTTGCTGGTGCACGGTCACTATGCACGCAGTCTGAATCCCAGCGACTGACCGTCAGACATCAGCAAAATGGAATAAG GAATATAATTCTGAACAATCCCAAGAAGAGGAATGCTTTGTCATTGTCCATGCTGATGTCACTTCGGACAGACATTTTGGCTGACATTGACAGTGATGACCTGAGGGTCATCATTATATCAG CGGAGGGTCCGGTGTTTTCGTCAGGTCATGACCTGAAGGAGCTGACGTCAGCCCAGGGGAGGGAATACCACAGCAGGGTGTTCGAGGCTTGCTCTGAG GTCATGACTTTGATACAAGACATTCCAGTCCCCGTGATCGCCAAGATCAACGGCGTTGCCACGGCAGCGGGGTGCCAGCTCGTCGCCAGCTGCGACATCGCCGTGGCGACAGAGAAGTCCACCTTCGCCACCCCAGGGGTCAACGTGGGGCTGTTCTGCTCCACCCCCGCCGTGGCCATCGGTAGAGCCGTCCCGCGGAAG gttgccatggagatgctTTTCACGGGAGCCCCCATCTCGGCCCACCATGCCTTGCTGCATGGGCTGGTCAGTAAGGTGGTGCCTGAGGAGCGCCTGGAGGAGGAGACGCTGGCCATCGCCCGGCGGGTGTGTGAGGCGAGCCGCCCGGTGGTGGCCCTGGGAAAGGCCACCTTCTACAAGCAGATGGCCCAGGGCCGGGATGCGGCCTACACCACCGCCTCCCAGGTGATGGTGGACAACCTGGCGCTGCGGGATGGGCAGGAGGGCATCAGGGCCTTCCTGGAAAAACGGAAGCCCGTGTGGACAAACAGCGCGGAGAAGGCACACGACTGA